The following proteins are co-located in the Micromonospora viridifaciens genome:
- a CDS encoding ABC transporter substrate-binding protein, whose product MRTDPDPAAHRRRPARRAAAAAAALALVAPLGACGSGGDGGTPTINLYYPPEQNLQQVVDDCNAQAQGRYRIVNRVLPRQADDQRVQLVRRLAARDSGMDVLGLDVTWTQEFASANWIREWTGQDKAEAERGTLAGPLDTARYQGKLYAAPKHTNVQLLWYRTDLVPQPPKTWDEMISAAQELKRQGKPYQVLTMGAQYEGLVVLYNTLAESAGGKILSDDGRKAVMDAGAVRALDQLKNFATSGVTSPSFSNATEDPVRLEFQSGAGAFQVNWPFVYPAMQEANPDLAKKVKWARVPGLDANTPSRVTIGGINMAVSAYSQHPAESFDAAKCLRNAKNQKFSAVNDGVPPTIEQVYADPEMDKAYPMKETILEELKEPAVRPLTPAYQSISTVMSAILSPPSDIRPEQTANELREAIADALESKGVLP is encoded by the coding sequence ATGAGGACAGACCCCGACCCGGCCGCGCACCGACGGCGGCCGGCCAGACGTGCGGCGGCCGCGGCCGCCGCGCTGGCGTTGGTGGCCCCGTTGGGCGCCTGCGGCTCCGGCGGTGACGGCGGCACGCCGACGATCAACCTGTACTACCCGCCGGAGCAGAATCTGCAGCAGGTCGTCGACGACTGCAACGCCCAGGCCCAGGGCCGCTACCGGATCGTCAACCGGGTGCTGCCGAGGCAGGCCGACGACCAACGGGTGCAGCTGGTCCGGCGGCTCGCGGCGCGCGACAGCGGGATGGACGTGCTCGGCCTCGACGTCACCTGGACCCAGGAGTTCGCCAGCGCGAACTGGATCCGGGAGTGGACCGGCCAGGACAAGGCCGAGGCGGAGCGGGGCACCCTCGCCGGCCCGCTGGACACCGCCCGCTACCAGGGCAAGCTGTACGCGGCGCCGAAGCACACCAACGTCCAGCTCCTGTGGTACCGCACCGATCTGGTGCCGCAGCCGCCGAAGACCTGGGACGAGATGATCTCGGCGGCGCAGGAGCTGAAGCGGCAGGGCAAGCCGTACCAGGTGCTCACCATGGGCGCCCAGTACGAGGGCTTGGTCGTCCTCTACAACACGCTGGCCGAGAGTGCCGGCGGGAAGATCCTCAGCGACGACGGCCGGAAGGCGGTCATGGACGCCGGCGCGGTCCGGGCGCTCGACCAGCTCAAGAACTTCGCCACGTCGGGCGTGACGTCGCCGTCGTTCAGCAACGCCACGGAGGACCCGGTCCGGCTGGAGTTCCAGTCCGGCGCCGGCGCCTTCCAGGTGAACTGGCCGTTCGTGTATCCGGCGATGCAGGAGGCCAACCCGGACCTGGCGAAGAAGGTGAAGTGGGCGCGGGTGCCGGGCCTCGACGCGAACACCCCGAGCCGGGTCACCATCGGCGGCATCAACATGGCGGTCAGCGCGTACTCGCAGCACCCGGCCGAGTCCTTCGACGCGGCGAAGTGCCTCCGCAACGCGAAGAACCAGAAGTTCTCCGCGGTGAACGACGGCGTGCCGCCCACCATCGAGCAGGTCTACGCCGACCCGGAGATGGACAAGGCGTACCCGATGAAGGAGACCATCCTGGAGGAGCTGAAGGAGCCGGCGGTCCGGCCGCTGACCCCGGCGTACCAGAGCATCTCCACGGTGATGTCGGCGATCCTGTCGCCGCCGTCGGACATCCGGCCCGAGCAGACGGCGAACGAGCTGCGCGAGGCCATCGCCGACGCCCTCGAGTCCAAGGGGGTCCTGCCGTGA
- a CDS encoding carbohydrate ABC transporter permease produces the protein MSVNATPTGAEVATEAERTTGRHAAVPAQRARRGAKPPLSENKRAERRLGWLLCAPAALVMLLVTAYPILYSVWLSLQRFDLRFPDQREFVGLENYATVLTNQFWWTAFGVTALITVVTVAVELVLGMGLALVMHRTLVGRGIVRTAALIPYGIVTVVAAFSWRYAWTPGTGYLANLFDGSAPLTERASSLAIIMLAEIWKTTPFMALLLMAGLALVPEDLLKAASTDGATAWQRFTRVMLPVMKPAILVALLFRTLDAFRVFDNIFILTAGGNETSSVSMLAYNNLIRGLNLGIGSTMSVLIFLAVAVIAFVFVKLFGTAAPGSDDGERR, from the coding sequence GTGAGTGTCAACGCCACTCCCACCGGCGCGGAGGTCGCCACCGAGGCGGAGCGCACCACCGGGCGGCACGCCGCCGTGCCGGCGCAGCGGGCCCGGCGCGGCGCGAAGCCGCCGCTGAGCGAGAACAAGCGGGCCGAGCGGCGCCTCGGTTGGCTGCTGTGCGCGCCGGCCGCGCTGGTCATGCTGCTGGTCACCGCGTACCCGATCCTCTACTCGGTCTGGCTGTCCCTGCAGCGGTTCGACCTGCGTTTCCCCGACCAGCGGGAGTTCGTCGGGTTGGAGAACTACGCCACCGTGCTGACCAACCAGTTCTGGTGGACGGCGTTCGGGGTCACCGCGCTGATCACCGTGGTCACCGTCGCGGTGGAGCTGGTGCTCGGCATGGGCCTCGCGCTGGTCATGCACCGCACGCTGGTTGGTCGGGGCATCGTCCGCACCGCGGCGCTGATCCCGTACGGCATCGTCACGGTCGTCGCCGCCTTCTCCTGGCGGTACGCCTGGACGCCCGGCACCGGCTACCTGGCGAACCTCTTCGACGGCAGCGCGCCGCTGACCGAGCGGGCCAGCTCGCTGGCGATCATCATGCTGGCGGAGATCTGGAAGACCACCCCGTTCATGGCGCTGCTGCTGATGGCCGGCCTGGCGCTGGTGCCGGAGGACCTGCTCAAGGCGGCGTCCACCGACGGCGCGACGGCCTGGCAGCGGTTCACCAGGGTGATGCTGCCGGTGATGAAGCCGGCGATCCTGGTCGCTCTGCTGTTCCGCACGCTGGACGCGTTCCGGGTCTTCGACAACATCTTCATCCTGACCGCGGGCGGCAACGAGACCTCCTCGGTGTCGATGCTCGCGTACAACAACCTGATCCGGGGGTTGAACCTCGGCATCGGCTCCACGATGTCGGTGCTGATCTTCCTCGCCGTGGCGGTCATCGCTTTCGTCTTCGTGAAGTTGTTCGGCACCGCCGCCCCCGGCAGCGACGACGGAGAGAGGCGCTGA
- a CDS encoding carbohydrate ABC transporter permease: MATETTMRAKLRWGLLDVIVVVFALIPVLWIASLSFKTPATLTDGKFIPREWTLENYRTIFATDQFVRALVNSIGIALIATLIAVVLGAMAAYAISRLDFPGKRLLVGVSLLIAMFPQVSLVSPLFEIERQLGLFDTWPGLILPYITFALPLAIYTLSAFFKQIPWDLEKAAKMDGATQGQAFRRVIAPLAAPGLFTTAILVFIFCWNDFLFAISLTSTERSRTVPAALSFFTGASQFEDPTGAICAAAVVITIPIILFVLFFQRRIVSGLTSGAVKG, translated from the coding sequence ATGGCCACCGAAACCACCATGCGGGCGAAGCTGCGCTGGGGTCTGCTGGACGTCATCGTCGTCGTCTTCGCGCTGATCCCGGTGCTCTGGATCGCCTCGCTGTCGTTCAAGACCCCGGCCACGCTCACCGACGGGAAGTTCATCCCCCGGGAGTGGACGCTGGAGAACTACCGGACGATCTTCGCCACCGACCAGTTCGTCCGGGCCCTGGTCAACTCGATCGGTATCGCGCTGATCGCCACGCTGATCGCGGTGGTGCTGGGCGCGATGGCCGCGTACGCGATCTCCCGGCTGGACTTCCCCGGAAAGCGGCTGCTGGTCGGGGTGTCCCTGCTGATCGCGATGTTCCCGCAGGTGTCGCTGGTGTCGCCGCTGTTCGAGATCGAGCGGCAGCTCGGCCTCTTCGACACCTGGCCGGGGCTGATCCTGCCGTACATCACCTTCGCCCTGCCGCTGGCGATCTACACGCTGTCGGCGTTCTTCAAGCAGATCCCGTGGGATCTGGAGAAGGCCGCGAAGATGGACGGCGCCACCCAGGGCCAGGCGTTCCGGCGGGTCATCGCCCCCCTCGCTGCGCCGGGGCTGTTCACCACGGCCATCCTCGTCTTCATCTTCTGCTGGAACGACTTCCTGTTCGCCATCTCGCTGACCTCCACCGAGCGGTCCCGCACGGTGCCGGCCGCGTTGTCGTTCTTCACCGGCGCGTCGCAGTTCGAGGACCCCACCGGGGCGATCTGCGCCGCCGCCGTGGTGATCACGATTCCGATCATCCTTTTCGTGCTCTTCTTCCAGCGCCGCATCGTCTCCGGCCTGACCTCCGGCGCCGTCAAGGGATAG
- a CDS encoding ABC transporter ATP-binding protein has translation MADIVLDKVSKRFPDGTMAVRDVDLEIADGEFVILVGPSGCGKSTTLNMIAGLEDISSGELRIAGERVNDKAPRDRDIAMVFQSYALYPNMSVRENMAFPLRLAKLDKETINTKVEEAAKVLELTPLLDRRPANLSGGQRQRVAMGRAIVRQPKAFLMDEPLSNLDAKLRVQMRTVVSRLQKQLGTTTVYVTHDQTEAMTLGDRVVIMRGGAVQQVGPPQELYDHPRNLFVAGFIGSPSMNFLHAAVEEGRLRTALGDVPVGDRVRRQLSGADAPRELILGVRPEHFEDAALIDDETRRRGLEFEAPVEIVESMGSDKYVYFTVEGERASAAELEELAADAGADFTGAGASLVTRLSAESPVREGESRRIWFNLDKIHLFDPATGRNLTLHEGRTTGALAD, from the coding sequence GTGGCTGACATCGTGCTCGACAAGGTGAGCAAGCGGTTCCCGGACGGGACCATGGCGGTGCGGGACGTCGACCTGGAGATCGCCGACGGCGAGTTCGTCATCCTGGTCGGCCCGTCCGGCTGCGGGAAGTCCACCACTCTGAACATGATCGCGGGCCTGGAGGACATCAGCTCCGGTGAGCTGCGCATCGCGGGGGAGCGGGTCAACGACAAGGCCCCGCGGGACCGGGACATCGCGATGGTGTTCCAGTCGTACGCGCTCTACCCGAACATGAGCGTGCGGGAGAACATGGCGTTCCCGTTGCGCCTGGCGAAGCTGGACAAGGAGACGATCAACACCAAGGTCGAGGAGGCGGCGAAGGTCCTGGAGCTGACTCCGCTGCTGGACCGTAGGCCGGCCAACCTCTCCGGTGGGCAGCGGCAGCGGGTGGCGATGGGCCGGGCGATCGTACGCCAGCCCAAGGCGTTTCTGATGGACGAGCCGCTGTCCAACCTCGACGCCAAGCTGCGGGTGCAGATGCGCACGGTGGTGTCCCGGCTGCAGAAGCAGCTCGGCACCACCACCGTCTACGTCACCCACGACCAGACCGAGGCGATGACCCTCGGCGACCGGGTGGTGATCATGCGGGGCGGCGCGGTGCAGCAGGTCGGCCCACCGCAGGAGCTCTACGACCACCCGCGCAACCTGTTCGTCGCCGGTTTCATCGGCTCGCCGTCGATGAACTTCCTGCACGCGGCGGTCGAGGAGGGCAGGCTGCGGACCGCGCTGGGGGACGTGCCCGTCGGTGACCGGGTCCGCCGACAGTTGTCCGGGGCCGACGCGCCGCGCGAGCTGATCCTCGGTGTCCGGCCCGAGCACTTCGAGGACGCCGCGCTGATCGACGACGAGACCCGCCGCCGCGGCCTGGAGTTCGAGGCGCCGGTGGAGATCGTCGAGTCGATGGGCTCGGACAAGTACGTCTACTTCACCGTCGAGGGGGAGCGGGCCAGCGCGGCCGAGCTGGAGGAGTTGGCCGCCGACGCCGGCGCCGACTTCACCGGCGCCGGCGCCAGCCTGGTCACCCGACTGTCGGCGGAGTCGCCGGTGCGGGAGGGGGAGAGCCGGCGCATCTGGTTCAACCTGGACAAGATCCACCTGTTTGACCCGGCGACGGGCCGGAATCTCACCCTGCACGAGGGCCGGACGACCGGCGCGCTCGCCGACTGA
- a CDS encoding xanthine dehydrogenase family protein molybdopterin-binding subunit: protein MSTAVGVEHPRLEGRDKVTGAARYAVEFPADDVAYGWAVPASATRGRITRIDPAPALAVPGVLDVLHHGHAPRLVPGVDATLFLLQEPAVHYRGELIAVVVAETLEAAREGARLVRIEYDTEPHSTVLTEHHPGLYRPEKVNPGYPPDTADGDFDAGFASAEIRVDATYRTPAYHNNPMEPHATTAQWQDGRLLVHDSNQGSSSVQSALAELFGLSREAVRVVTEHVGGGFGSKGYAKAPVVLAALAARQVGRPVRLALTRQQLFGPIGYRTPTIQRVRLGADTDGRISAVCHDAIGQTSTIYEFAEQSAVYTRSMYAGRHRRTTHRLVRLDVPTPFWMRAPGECPGAYALESAMDELATACGVDPVELRIRNDTAVDPDQGQPFSSRNLVACLREGARRFGWADRDPTPGVRRDGRWLVGTGVAGSSYPARSRAAAATATATPDGTFEVRINATDIGTGARTALWQVAADALAVPGDRVAIRIGDSALPPAGVAGGSMGTASWSWAVIRACEGLRDRIRNSPGGTVPAGGLTVEVSTADEIRAQPPRPRYAYGAYFVQVRVDVDTGEIRLDRMLGVFAAGRIVNPTTARSQFIGGMTMGVSMALHEEGLLDERYGDWVNHDLATYHVSTCADVERIEAYWLPEEDPDLNPAGVKGIGEIGIVGSAAAVTSAVHHATGIRIRDLPVRLDKLLDRLPRVASA, encoded by the coding sequence GTGAGCACCGCGGTGGGCGTGGAGCACCCCCGGCTGGAGGGCCGGGACAAGGTGACGGGCGCCGCCCGGTACGCGGTCGAGTTCCCCGCGGACGACGTGGCGTACGGCTGGGCGGTACCGGCGAGCGCGACCCGGGGCCGGATCACCCGGATCGACCCGGCTCCGGCGCTGGCCGTGCCGGGAGTGCTCGACGTGCTGCACCACGGTCACGCGCCGCGGCTGGTGCCCGGGGTGGACGCCACCCTGTTCCTGCTGCAGGAGCCGGCCGTGCACTACCGGGGCGAACTGATCGCCGTCGTGGTGGCCGAGACCCTCGAGGCGGCCCGGGAGGGTGCCCGGCTGGTCCGCATCGAGTACGACACCGAGCCGCACAGCACCGTGCTGACCGAACACCACCCGGGCCTGTACCGGCCGGAGAAGGTCAACCCCGGCTACCCGCCGGACACCGCCGACGGGGACTTCGACGCCGGGTTCGCCTCCGCCGAGATCCGCGTCGACGCCACCTACCGCACCCCGGCCTACCACAACAACCCGATGGAGCCGCACGCCACCACCGCCCAGTGGCAGGACGGGCGGCTGCTGGTGCACGACTCCAACCAGGGCTCGTCCTCGGTGCAGTCCGCCCTCGCGGAGCTGTTCGGGCTGTCCCGGGAGGCGGTCCGGGTGGTCACCGAACACGTCGGCGGCGGTTTCGGCAGCAAGGGGTACGCGAAGGCGCCCGTGGTGCTCGCCGCGCTCGCCGCCCGGCAGGTGGGCCGGCCCGTCCGGCTCGCCCTGACCCGGCAGCAGCTCTTCGGCCCGATCGGCTACCGCACCCCCACCATCCAGCGGGTCCGGCTCGGCGCCGACACCGACGGGCGGATCAGCGCGGTCTGCCACGACGCGATCGGCCAGACCTCGACGATCTACGAGTTCGCCGAACAGAGCGCCGTCTACACCCGCAGCATGTACGCCGGCCGGCACCGGCGCACCACCCACCGCCTGGTGCGGCTGGACGTGCCGACCCCGTTCTGGATGCGCGCCCCCGGCGAGTGCCCCGGCGCGTACGCGCTGGAGTCCGCGATGGACGAACTGGCGACCGCGTGCGGCGTCGACCCGGTCGAGCTGCGGATCCGCAACGACACCGCCGTCGACCCCGACCAGGGGCAGCCGTTCAGCAGCCGGAACCTGGTCGCCTGCCTGCGCGAGGGGGCCCGCCGGTTCGGCTGGGCCGATCGCGACCCGACGCCCGGCGTCCGCCGCGACGGGCGGTGGCTGGTGGGCACCGGGGTCGCCGGGTCCAGCTACCCGGCCCGCTCCCGGGCCGCCGCCGCGACGGCCACCGCCACCCCGGACGGCACCTTCGAGGTACGGATCAACGCCACCGACATCGGCACCGGCGCCCGTACCGCCCTGTGGCAGGTGGCCGCCGACGCCCTGGCGGTGCCCGGCGACCGGGTGGCGATCCGGATCGGTGACAGCGCGCTGCCCCCGGCCGGCGTGGCCGGCGGCTCGATGGGCACCGCGTCCTGGAGCTGGGCGGTCATCCGCGCCTGTGAGGGCCTGCGCGACCGGATCCGGAACTCGCCCGGCGGCACGGTACCGGCCGGAGGGCTGACCGTCGAGGTGAGCACCGCCGACGAGATCCGGGCACAGCCGCCCCGGCCCCGGTACGCCTACGGCGCATACTTCGTCCAGGTACGGGTCGACGTCGACACCGGGGAGATCCGCCTCGACCGGATGCTCGGGGTCTTCGCCGCCGGCCGGATCGTGAACCCGACCACCGCCCGCAGCCAGTTCATCGGCGGCATGACCATGGGCGTGTCGATGGCCCTGCACGAGGAGGGCCTGCTCGACGAGCGGTACGGCGACTGGGTCAACCACGACCTCGCCACCTACCACGTGAGCACCTGCGCCGACGTCGAGCGGATCGAGGCGTACTGGCTGCCGGAGGAGGACCCCGATCTGAACCCGGCCGGGGTGAAGGGGATCGGCGAGATCGGGATCGTGGGCAGCGCCGCGGCCGTCACCAGCGCGGTGCACCACGCGACCGGCATCCGGATCCGCGACCTGCCCGTCCGGCTGGACAAGCTGCTGGACCGGCTGCCCCGCGTCGCCTCCGCCTGA
- a CDS encoding FAD binding domain-containing protein, producing the protein MRSFRYHRPTEVAEAVALFDTEPDAAYLAGGTNLVDLMKLGVQRPSLLVDVTRLPLDTVEPLPDGGVRIGANARNSDLAAHPVIRRDYPVLARALLAAASGQLRNMATTGGNLLQRTRCAYFQDTSKACNKREPGTGCAARHGQNRDLAVLGWSEHCVATHPSDMAVALVALDAVVEAYAPDGPREIPLTELHREPGDRPEQESTLPRGALITAVRLPPSPLARRSAYHKARDRASFAFAIGSVAAALDLAGDVVRDVRLAYGAVAHRPWRAYRAEETLRGRRFTPELAAHAADVELAAARPLEHNAFKVPLIRNLTVRALTELAGQS; encoded by the coding sequence ATGAGGTCGTTCCGCTACCACCGGCCCACCGAGGTGGCCGAGGCCGTCGCCCTGTTCGACACCGAGCCGGACGCGGCGTACCTGGCCGGCGGCACCAACCTGGTGGACCTGATGAAGCTCGGCGTGCAACGGCCGAGCCTGCTGGTCGACGTGACCCGGCTGCCGCTGGACACCGTGGAGCCCCTGCCCGACGGCGGAGTGCGGATCGGCGCGAACGCGCGCAACAGCGACCTCGCCGCCCACCCGGTGATCCGGCGGGACTACCCGGTGCTCGCCCGGGCGCTGCTCGCCGCCGCCTCGGGCCAGCTGCGCAACATGGCCACCACCGGTGGCAACCTGCTGCAACGCACCCGCTGCGCCTACTTCCAGGACACGTCGAAGGCGTGCAACAAGCGGGAACCCGGCACCGGCTGCGCGGCCCGGCACGGCCAGAACCGCGACCTGGCCGTGCTCGGCTGGTCCGAGCACTGCGTGGCCACCCACCCGTCCGACATGGCGGTCGCCCTGGTCGCGCTCGACGCCGTGGTCGAGGCGTACGCGCCGGACGGCCCCCGGGAGATCCCCCTCACCGAGCTGCACCGGGAGCCCGGCGACCGGCCCGAGCAGGAGAGCACCCTGCCCCGGGGCGCGCTGATCACCGCGGTACGCCTGCCGCCCTCACCGCTCGCCCGCCGCTCGGCGTACCACAAGGCGCGCGACCGGGCGTCGTTCGCCTTCGCCATCGGCTCGGTGGCCGCCGCCCTGGACCTGGCCGGCGACGTGGTCCGCGACGTCCGGCTGGCCTACGGGGCGGTGGCGCACCGCCCGTGGCGGGCCTACCGGGCGGAGGAAACCCTGCGCGGCCGCCGGTTCACCCCGGAACTGGCCGCCCACGCCGCGGACGTTGAACTCGCCGCCGCCCGCCCGCTGGAGCACAACGCCTTCAAGGTGCCGCTGATCCGCAACCTCACCGTACGGGCGCTGACCGAACTGGCGGGACAGTCGTGA
- a CDS encoding 2Fe-2S iron-sulfur cluster-binding protein — MTCTVNGVEHDLTLDNRTTLLDALRERLGLTGSKKGCDHGQCGSCTVLLDGRRVKSCLILAVTLDGRTVVSVEGLAGAEGLAPIQAAFIAHDAFQCGYCTPGQLCSAQGMFDEVARDWPSAVTEDLTAPVQLTDPEIRERMSGNLCRCAAYPNIVAAVREAAAR; from the coding sequence ATCACCTGCACCGTCAACGGCGTCGAGCACGACCTGACGCTGGACAACCGGACCACCCTGTTGGACGCCCTGCGGGAACGGCTCGGCCTGACCGGCAGCAAGAAGGGCTGCGACCACGGCCAGTGCGGGTCGTGCACGGTGCTGCTCGACGGCCGGCGGGTCAAAAGCTGCCTGATCCTGGCCGTGACGCTGGACGGCCGCACCGTGGTCAGCGTGGAAGGGCTCGCCGGCGCCGAGGGCCTCGCCCCGATCCAGGCCGCCTTCATCGCCCACGACGCCTTCCAGTGCGGCTACTGCACCCCCGGGCAGCTCTGCTCCGCCCAGGGCATGTTCGACGAGGTGGCCCGCGACTGGCCGAGCGCGGTGACCGAGGACCTGACCGCGCCGGTGCAGCTGACCGACCCGGAGATCCGGGAACGGATGAGCGGCAACCTGTGCCGCTGCGCGGCGTACCCGAACATCGTGGCCGCGGTCCGCGAGGCGGCGGCCCGATGA